From the Synchiropus splendidus isolate RoL2022-P1 chromosome 3, RoL_Sspl_1.0, whole genome shotgun sequence genome, the window TTGACGCTGGGGAGGAAACTCAATTGTTTCTCACTGGAAGGAAAAACTGTTACCTTCATTGGAATTGTGGTTTTCCACACTGGCGATTGTGGCTGCTTATGAACGTCGTTCATTTAGACTTGTGTGCACGATACAATGATACCGGTATATGGCgaaaatattttcctttattAATAAGTCTTGTCCTAATACTCAGGTACTAAATTAGACCAGTTTACGTGAAACATCGTAAGTGACTGAATGTTCTCAGCATCTGCCTATTTCTATCACTGTTCTTATTCTATACAGATAACTTTATGTATGtatgcttgtgtgtgtatatatatgtattgtttttcatgttgttgtcattgccttttttgttttgttgcatgcTCCTTTATATCATGTTGTAACTGTTCCactgaaaagaataaaaattgctgattatatatataaaaaagaacgAAGTCAACCAAATGCTTTTAAGATTATCCTATGAACGTCAAAGCACATGGTCACAAATTTTTCCAACCGCTTCTTGGCATATAAAAAAGTCAAGTGTAAAGGCACCTGAAGACGTTATGGTTTCAAACCCAGCTTTTCTTCATAATCATACCTGTAGTTTTAATGTGTAACTAAGTATTGTATAGGTACATGAGATTCAATTCCaagaggacaaaaaaagaaaatttagcCACTTCAATAATGATATTAAGTAGTTAGTGAGACTGAGCTGGTAATGTCAACTGAGCATCACAGATCAGTTTTGAGATGCATTGTCAAACCTGGGTGAGATTtggcaacaaacaaaaattttaaGTAAATTGAGTTGTTTTTCACGTGATTCTGTTCTTAACCAAATTTCAAttgtgtatttcatgtattacATTCATTATTGAATATTGTGACCATTCAATACACCAAAACAAGCCACCAAGAAACCtaaccacacaaacacacgcagctGCTGACAGACTCATGAACAAATATTAAAAGGAGTACATCATCAGTAAACAAATACTCAACTTCTATTGGATCGTGAGTCAGTTGTACCACAAAACATAGAATAATAAAATGTTGGCCTATGTATCAACAACGAACTGATGGTTAGATGAATTAGATTAGATCCATCACTTATCAGAAAAGCACTCAAGTGACCATGTACAAAAATGGCCAAAAGTCAAGAATTAAGAatcaaagaacaaaaacaatctcATAATTGTATTGAGATTATTATGTCACTGAACAGACCAAGAGGCATTATATTTGAAAGACTCCTCCAAGATGatgatggaaaatatttttacaagGTACATACCAGACACACAGCTCACATGCTCCTCAGTCAGCGTCAGCTCGGCAGGCCTGCTCTCCACCTCCCGTCTTGCATGCTCTACTTGTCTGTCGAATGAGTatccatttgtttgtttatctgcacagaagaaaaatatttcaatctTCTGAATTTGAAACACAAAGTGAACTTGGGCAACTATCATCTTCCATCATAATCCTTAAAAATTACAAGTCAGATAAGACAAAATCACTTCTGAAAAGAGATGCATTTTTGTTGGTAAACATAGGTAAGCACACTAAAACTgagataataaaaatattcttaatgtaaacataaacaaatattcAAGGACGGCATCATCAATGCAATTTCCAGAGTAGAAAAATGCAAAGGATGTTTGGCAGTACCTCTCTCAGATGAGGGGAATCTCTCCTCGTCACCATCTGCATATCGATATCTTTTTAACTTTCTCTGCTTTCCATGCTGGTTGTAGCGTCGCCAGGCAGAGTGAATCCACTGCGCCTTTTGGCGCCAACTCTTCCAGTTGTGGGTGAGTCGAAGGCCTCGTTGGGTTTGAAAGCGTCTCCAGCCCTTGAGCCGTTTCAGAACTCTGTACTTGCTGAGGTGCGACTTTAACAAGAGCCTAGGTTTAGCCGGCGACACGCCAACTTCTGCATCAGCATCCTGGACATCCTCCACTTGACGCACAGCTTCATAATGGTGTTGAGACTGCATTGACTTGCTAGATGGAGATGAAAAATCAGGGGCGTCCCAGACAACGTCTTCCtgatcaccttcctcctccacctcctctacATCATGGATCTCCCCGCCATCTtctacttcctcctcctcctcctcttcttcatcgtcgtcatcatcatctccttcCTCATCATCCCAGCCTTCTTCAAACTCtgcctcatcatcaccatccagATTATTCTCCtctacctcctcctcctcatcatcatctatTGCTTCGATCTTGCCAAtcccatcttcatcatcatctcccaCAAACTCCCCCCTCCAAACTTGTTCTTTCTGCCCCAGTCGAAGGTGCATAGGACTGGAGATGCTGTGGCCAGACACTGGGTCAATGAGATGATCTCCTGGAATTCCACCTAAgcataaaaatgataaagttATGACAACATCACCACCAAGCACTTGCAATGTAACAATGTAAATTTTTCTATTGATCTAATAAGAACAGCACCTTATTTTGGTACTTTGATTTTGGGTGGCTTTAATAGCCACCCACTGATATTTGCACACATAATTTTCAGGAAGAAAGTTTGGTTATATGATAAGATGTGTATCACGTTTCAGCGATAACTTTTAAGAGACAAAATACATCCAAGCCCAAAGCTCAAACCAACTGGACTTTTAGAACAGACACAACACAACCAACTCACCTCCTGCGTCGTTTTGCCCCACGGCAGTCAGACCCAGGTCTCCCTGCCAGCGGTTCTGGGCCAGGCTACCGCCACTGTCTCGCATTATCCACGAACACCCTGCAACCTGCGCCAGCTCGTCACCTGACACATAACACAGCAACGCAAAACGTCAGTGCGTCCATGCCTGTACCATTCCTCAAATAAACAGTATctttctgtgttcatttcacaCAGCGTTCCTTCAATATACCACAGCATGTGCTGCCTACAGTAAACCAATCACAACAAGGGGAACCAGGGCAGTTGCAAAAACCATCTGTGGGCCATTGACACTCAACAGTACCCACAGCTGTGTACATCACTGTAACTGCTTTGAACAACAAcacataaaataatgaattgtgACGTGAAAATACTTCAATGGTCTCAATCTTCGATCGTCTCTGAATAAGACAAATAACGCTGCGTGCGCTGAGGATATGTGATAAGCAAAAGCTATTTGTAGTCGCAACCCAAGTGATGACTGAAGAAACGAACGAAAATTAGCTCATTGCGTGCTTTTGTGCAAAGAACGCGGCTCTGTGATACGTAATCCGCTGTAGGAAATAGTCCCTCTGATGCTATCCGTTGCACGCTAACGCAGCCAATTCATAGTTGATAGAAAGCACTGAAATACGGGAGTATTGCCATTTGAAGAGAAATCTTCTTTGGTCGACTTCATTGTATTACCACCAATTGCATTGACAAAACGCTTTATAACGCGTTGATAACCAATGCTAGGACATTAGCCGGTTAGCCATGTTTGGTTAGCTAGCATGAAAACTATAACATCTGGTCTATTGTACCTCGAAAACAGCTCGGTTTCAAAGTCGTATTCTTACCGTTCTTCTGcagaaatgtttaaatgtgtgccAACTGCGTCCAAAAAGAGACACGTATGCGTGAATTTTCTGAGCGAAAACCAAACAAATGCTAATGGAAGCTAAAACTTCATTCAATGAATTGAGGTGTGGAAGCGAAGCTTTCGCGATAACCGAAGCGTCGCAGAGATTTGTTATATAAGTCGACGACAATGCTAATACCACTCGATGACGTGTGTATCAATTATGATGGTAGCGCTACTTCATTTTAGTGAACAGTGTAGCATTGCGGGTTCGCTCAGACCTACAACAGCAGCGTCGCACAGCAGAAACGTCACCGCGACAGGAGCACAGGCGCTGCTGGCCATGCTTTAACAGCACAGAGTTCACGAGTGTCATGACTTTGTAAGGCACCAAAATATGTTTCCCATCTTATAAGTCTGTCCATAACATTACTATTGCATGATTGAGACACGCAACATGGTTACAATATTGGATCTGCCTTTTGTTTGTGAATGTCCAGTTTGTGAAACAGTAATCTACAGGCAAAACCACCATAACATGCAAAAAAACTCTTTACTCCCATGTGTGACATTGATGGTTAATTGTATCTAAAACTGTGATGACtaaattgaattgttttggTCATTTTCTTGACCTGACTTCTGAATGTGCGAGTGGAATCAAGGACCACTCCATTGAAGTCGTGTACCATTTTGAGTTTCTCACCTCTGAGAAATACACAAGAATTTAAAGTTGTATAAATTTGTttgcaaaacatgatggaacCTGGGCCATTTCAGTGGTTAAGATAAGTTGGCTCCCTGCTGATCATATAACTGGTTCTCAAATGGAACCTTGAGGACGCTCTCCCAAGAGGATGATTTGACCCCGTTGACCACAACACCCTGTTGGTGACATGTGATTTCGTACAGTTGACTTCTTCCCAAACATTAAAGTCAACTTGAATATAAATACTTTTGTGGTCGACGGTGTAGAAAGTCTTCTTGTTCCAAAAACACTGCAACCAGAAGTATCCAGGaagcctttttgttttttgttttgttttttctaaaaACACACTGAGAGCGCCCTCTGTTGAATCATGGTTGCGAAATCCGAACTGCGCTGGATGTAGAGAGGATTGTGACTTACATTGTTGCGACAGTATGTTAATTCCTCTGTAGTTATGttcgtttgttttgtctccagtTATGAAAATTGAACTGACCACACCCACTTTCAGATTCACCATATGTGTGATTGGCGGTATCAGTGTGTCTTTATGCTCTTTTCTAAAATTCACAATAGATTTACAAAATACGCTCGTTTAAATGTACTTTAGCGCTCAGTTTTATTTAATACTTGCTATGCTCAGCTGGAATATACACTACAACAACAATGGTTGTTTGCAAAGCTCTGGTTTTGATTCCAATTTTtatctttcttcttcagtggTCATTATGAGAAGAAGCAAGAgtgccaaaataaataaataaaagtggaaaaaaatagggaaaaataaacagaaataaaagtggttatatttatttccatttaagtGGATTTCAATGTATACTTCCATATTTATTCCTGTGTATTTCTATTTTCACATTGTATActgtatttccacatttatttcttcattttgtcaCTCCTAGTATTCTATGCATTACAACTTGTGcggtttttcattttaaattaacaaCAAACACTTTTACTAATCACTCTGATTTCAGAGTACTGTATGTCGACACAGAAACTCATCTCATTGTGctctattttaaaatgttattcacACCTCAAATACTGAACTTAATTTTGGCACGGACaataagaggaagaagaagacaatattcaatgtaaaataaaaaaagctgaGTCCGGTCAAAATTTGGTTAGTTTATTAAAAGTTATATACAAGCATGTGAGTCGCCGAGGCGGCGACCGtctgaaatataaatgtaaacaaagcagAACATGAATAAGGTGCAAAAACAACACTGATGCATGagctgttgttgttcttctgcaGACTGACGTTTGCTTAGATGATGCTAAATATTTGTGAAGCTCCTCTGACACAAACGTGCACCACAACTGCGCATGTGAGTACAGAATGTATTTACAAGACCCTCCAGTTTTGTTTGAGAGGTGCCGGCGACAAGGTTCAGCTCCATGACAGATtctaaaatgaatgatgaaggaggaggatcTTAACATGAAACCACAACAATCGGATCCTTGTGCATCAACTCCACAGTTTATCATCTCAAGTAAATTAGATGATTCAGCCTGAAAAGGATTGCGTTTAATCGCACCAACACCTGACAAACAACCACTCGAAAGAGCCATTAAATATATCGacataaataaacaagggaATGTTGCTTCTCCTTAAAacatatacaaataaatacttAAGTTTGCAGTGACAAATTGACTGATCTGGAaaagtgatggaggagagaagggaGAACGACCAGAGACGAGATCCAGTTTAAGGCTCTTCCACGGTCTTCACCAGCACACTGAATCTGATCgaagattttaaataaatatatacacatatttttCCAAAGAGTAAAACCAAATCATAGGATTAAAAACAAGCTGCATGTCAGGAGTTCATGTTCCACTCTTCTGCTCCCACTCCTGTAAAGCACAGCAAATATATGTCATCGGCACACAACCTCCACCACAAGACATTTCAACACAATcctgcattttcttttcaatcaTCCGTCTCCTGTGGATTCTGTTTTAGTTTTCAATACatcctgttgtgtttttttcagaggactgaataaaaaagaagaagaaataacgTGGACGACGTGAGAAAAAAAGCCTTTCTATCCAAGCGACTAGCACGTGCATAACCGAACTCgctccagcagagggcgtcCTTTCCTAATTTTATAAACGTCAACCTTCTCATACGTTTGTTATAAAATGCCtctgattttatatatatatatatatatatatatatatatatatatatatatatatatatatatatatatatatatatatatatatatatatatatatataaaatacaaccTTTGTTGTTATACCAACCTTGGCCTTCCGGAGCACATGACCCCGGACTGGCGAGGGCTTTTGCCCGCCCTGCTGTCTACGCAGCAGAGAAGCGCTGTTCACAGGCAGCGAGCAGGACTCAGTGTCACTGGTGTCACAGCTGGAGAAAGGAGAGGACTCCTGTGCCCGTCGAAGCAGAGCTGGAGACTGAAGACCAAAAGCAGAGACTCAGACATGCAGTTTTGAATCAGTAGGTGATCTCGTGTGACAGCGCTGTGCTCACCTGCAGACCTGAGACCCCTCCCTTCGGTTCAATAGTCAGTCCCAGAGTCACTCCTCCACTCAGGGCCTTTTTCAGATTTTCCTTCACCTCCGTTAGCTCCAGCTCCAAGTTGACCCGctcttcttccttcttcctgcactcatcctccaccttcttcagtCGCTCTGTCAAGGAGGCCTGAGAGCGCTTACCTGGAGGGCAGTAGCATACACAATGGGGACATGACTATAATTCAGTTCCTGTTTCAACTTATGGGAACTAGATCATATTCATTTGGTGACTGAAAATAAGCTGATCGTCCGAGACAGATTCCATTACACAACATTACAGTGGTACTAATCTTGACATCGACCTCATCCATCTGTGTTTTTCATACCAGCAGCAGCCTCCACAGCCGTGCGCAAGTCCTTCCTCTCATTCTTCAGTCGAGTCAGATGGTTTCGGATTtcaatcttcttcttcatcagttCTTCCTCTTTGGACTTCAGCCGCTTCGCATCCGCCTCCACGCGGTTCTTCCCGTATTTGCACTGATCTGCATCTGCAAGACAAAGATAAGGAAAAGTGAGCTGTGGGCGGTCTAGTGACCAGAGCCTCTTTGTTTGGTTGCACATGCAGTACTCTGCCCCTATTAAATCAGAGGCATTTTATAACAAACGTATGAGAAACCGACTCGGCTCAATTCATTAATAAGACCAGGAAAATAATAATAGACATGTAATGACACAACAGCACCAGCACATTTGGAGCATGGTGTAAGTTGAGTGGATATTGCCATCTTGACTGTACACCGACTTTGACCAGAGCAAAAACAGAAACCGCAAAGCAGCTTGTGCTTCTCTGAGAACGGAGGGCCCTAACTTTCAAGAAACCTAGTGAACTCATGAGACTTGTGTATCAAATCTTACAAGAAGTCAGTGACTGAATTTCAAAGGGAAACTTGCACACGGTACATTTTTGGGGATTTGAACCATTCTGTGTAACTGGCCGGTGTAAGAATCTGACCCTCAAACACATTAGCTAAACAAATCAGAACCACAGGGATTAGCACGACCACATCCCACCATCTCAAAACAATGACCCAAGTCTGGTCAGGCTGTAACCAGCCCAGGCAGGAGGTCCCTGTCCTACTTGGCCAGAGCTGAGGAGAGGTTAAAGTTATTTACCCTCTGCCCCCTCCCCTTCTGATTTAACCAACTGTAATTTGGAGATGCAGCATTTTCCAAATGTCTGTGGAGTGAAGCTGGAGAGGGATCAGCAGTGGTGAGACAGTGGAGCCAGACACACTGTCTGCTGCTCACTCAAACTGCTGTCAAAGTTCTTCAACATTTCTACAATTCAAGTATCACTCACCGGAGGCGTTCCTCTTCAGAGACGCAGCCCCGTTAGTCCGACTGGCTTCACTCTTCTTGCTCTGATTCTTTGGCTCCGTCTTTTGTTTGGATGCCAGTCCATTCACCATGGACGTCTTCTTTCCCTTCAGCTGATGGAACGATTGAAATAGGAACATGATGCCAGAGCATTTTTAAAACGTAaaggcaggggtcaccaaactccAAAGCTCCTTCACAATAATGATCATACAAGGCAGTGTTTTAGTTTAGACCAAGTCAAGCTTGTCAGGACCAGATAATACGGAAACCAAAACCAAAGAGGTGGGGGAGACTGAGATCAagaacaaactgaaaacaagactgaaatgctttcattggaacaaactctGTTTTGGTCAGTTTGGTCTTAACATGGTCTTGACTAACACTAGTACAAGGTAAGTAGGTGAAGTGCTAGAAGTCTTCACTCACTTTATAAGACAACAAAGTCAAACCACTTTCTCAGCGGATTTACATCAGTGATACTAAAGTACACAGTAgtccagaaacaaaaacatgtcaacacGTGACCACATCCAATTAGGTCTGGAATTATCATGATTCTACTGACCAGATGTGCcatgttttcacatttgttgTGGTGTTTTTGCCTACTGACAATGGCGAAAGTGAAAGTGTTGAACAGTGTTCAAAGTGTTGAACAGGAAGAAGTAACTTGTGGTTTATTACCGGTTTTACCTGAGCTGTGTCTTTCTTTTTAGAGTCAGCAGCGAGGAACTTGGAGGAGACTTTAGAGACCGGGGTTTTGTAGTGATTTGTGGAAGGAGAGGTTAGTTTTGGAGGGTAGCGGTTAGCGAGCTTTGGAGAGGGCATGTTCTCATATAGTTCAGTGTTTTCATAGTGCGCCTCCTTGTCCAGTGGCTGTCCCTTTGAGGTTGGACGGGAGTAACGCACCTCATCTTCCTATCGTGTTAGCACAGCAGGCATGCAAGCAGAGAGCAGTGAAGAGAGAGCAGACGTGGAAGGAGATACAGAAGAGAATGTTAGCaaccacagcaaagaagcttTGTTCAAAAGACCAAGACGACCAAACTAGTTGTCAGTCTGAGATTGAGTCATCTTTTGTGTGAAAGACTAGATAAATTGAGCCTCAAATTATTTCCAGCAGAATGActgttgtgtgtgagtgcgtgtgtgtctcaCCATTCCATTGATGGGCACGTCATCATAGTGCAAAGCCATCCCACTGGGACAGGCGTAGCCATTGACTGGGTTCTCCAGATATCGGTTTGGTGAGACGGCACGTTTACTTGTAAAACTAAAAAGAGAACATGATCACGCTGACTTAAAACACAGACAGGAGACAGTGGAATCACAAAAGACTGAGGAGTAAAAACAGCACTTCATAATTGTGGTTACTCAAGGGAAGGAAAACTGACAGTAATCTAgtaatttttatttgtttttaacagtCCAGACTACCTTCACTATCTTGCATTTTTAGTTCTACTGATCAAAAGGCATGTAATCAATTATACAAAGGCTAAAAGTGAAGCTGTGATGGCTTTTGGATCAAGACGGGTATCCGACAGAAGCTAACCCAACTTTATTTGAAACAGACAAACCACTAGGTGTCACTGAATGCATCATATTAAACTTTGTATCTGGCTGCAAGGGTTTATGATAATATACCAGAAAGACTGTTTGGCCAACTGGATTACGTTGGCGGTGGTCTCCACGTCAATGTAGTCGTAGTGCAGATTAGCTGGATCGGTGTTGGAGCCCGTCTCTGCCAACATGACCCCGAGCCAGCGACCCATCCCTTCAGAGGAAGATGCCTGGGCGAGATAGAAGAGACTGTGATGACCAACTGGTGGGGTGAGACGTCATTCATTTTGGAAATCTGGCACTTCATTTGTGCCAGAGTTTGTATTGCGTAATAACAGTTTTAACAGTTAGCGTAACAGTTTTGAAACACAACCCCTACCCCCAAACATTTTCTTAAGTAGTTTTTTCTCTGCTCTCTCATACATTTTCAGCAAAAACTTCTATGCTTTCCCACTTTTCCCACCTGCAATAATGTCTACCTTCTCTCACGAATTGAGATCTCATTGTTCATGTGTCTAGGCAGCACAAATACTATAGCACAGCACTATACCTCTAGTACTGCCACCTCCTGGCCGTTCCGAAGCAGGCGGAAGGCAAAGGGGTGTTTGTGGTCCAGACCAGGGCTGACCTCGCAGCCCCGCAGTGGCAGGGAAGCGATGTGACTCTTGAGGTCGTCCCGGTCCTTGTGAAGGAGCAGCTGGTTGTCTTTGAGCCGGCACCAGCGCTCTCGCCAGCGGTTGTTGGACAGAACATTCAGGTAACCTGTTGGTGAAAGTGCAAGCATGCTAGCGTCACATTATGAAAAGGCACTTAATGAGTTTTAAAATTCCATTCGCTCTAAATAAATCACACGTTATATAACTCCACTCGCATTGGCCTGGATCTGCAAGTTGGTTTTCCAGTCACCACTGGTTAGAAGTTATTGCAACACCCTTCATGCAAGAAGATCTGACTCATCGGGTTAGTTCAGTCACAAGAGCCTGAGCTCATCTTGAGTTGAAACCGGAATAttatgggaagaataaaggaagTAGAATCTAATCATTCCCACCTCCAGTCTCAGAGGCAAACCAAGGGCAGCAACAACCAAGTGTTCACGTTGCAAACACGATGCTGATATTGTATTTGTAACGTCAGCATTCAGTCACACACTGATCTTGAAACATCTCACCACAAGTGGGCACGTCTTCCTCTGCTGAGGACGTCTGCTCATCAGTAGACGGCTTCTTCTTTCCCAGCCCAATAATTTTGGTGATGGTCTTCCCAGCACCCTTTCCCACAGTGCCAGATTTGTGGTCTGATTTGGAGTTCTTCTTGCCTTTACCTGAAAAGCAACAAATCAAGCAGAAAAATGAGGATGGTCATAACCAGAACAAATGCTCTCAAAAGCAGCTGCCTTTTATAGCATCAATGGTCTCATTTATTTCTTGAGTGTTCCTTAAATAGACAGGATGCGCTCGACCTCTTGCATACAAGCCAACAGTGCTTTGTGATGATGctcatttatttcatctttCCATCTCATCTGTGCCTCCATGATATTGTGAATAAACCACAGCAACAGTAATTTATTAAATCAGTTGACATCTGCACTTCACTTCAGCCTCAGGACTTTTCTAATAAAGTGAAAATTACACAGAGAATACAGCGCAGAGGTCCAGACGCACAGATGTTAAAGCCATTCCTTGATTTTCCTGCCCttccgagaaaaaaaaaaagatgaaaactcTGATCTGGTGGATTTCAATCCAGTAATTTTCGGCTTTGTGTTAGCAGCCATGGAAGGAATGTGGCTGATGAAGCTAACCGACCTAAACTAAGAGTTAAAAAGACACAACTTTCACTTCTTTGAACGGTGAGACGCATTTCCAGAGCCGGCTGTCAACATAGAAATCTATGAATGAaataagcaaaaaataaaaaatatgtggtatatatatatatattataaacagTCTTGAAGTAGGATCAAGTGTAGTTATATCTAATCTTAGGCAAAAGACTCACCTTGATCCTTGGAGTCCACATGTCCATTTTCATGAGCCGCCTCTCCATCAGAACTGGGCCGATCAAAGGAGGATTTCTAATCGACAAGATCAAGAGccaaaaaatgaattgaatttgaatgaatgaatgaatttgtcgTTCAACATATAATagttatttgtcattttaaaatttaTATGTAATACATGTAATAAACCAACTTTATCATATTGTAGTTTTATTACTACATATATTCTGATTTTCacaatttaattattttcaCGGATTTTCCAATGAAggtc encodes:
- the LOC128756453 gene encoding sentrin-specific protease 3-like; this encodes MRDSGGSLAQNRWQGDLGLTAVGQNDAGGGIPGDHLIDPVSGHSISSPMHLRLGQKEQVWRGEFVGDDDEDGIGKIEAIDDDEEEEVEENNLDGDDEAEFEEGWDDEEGDDDDDDEEEEEEEEVEDGGEIHDVEEVEEEGDQEDVVWDAPDFSSPSSKSMQSQHHYEAVRQVEDVQDADAEVGVSPAKPRLLLKSHLSKYRVLKRLKGWRRFQTQRGLRLTHNWKSWRQKAQWIHSAWRRYNQHGKQRKLKRYRYADGDEERFPSSERDKQTNGYSFDRQVEHARREVESRPAELTLTEEHVSCVSGILEESLRQYGSLIPIHVDDIIEKLQDIFTESFSQPYRKSVVQHLLQSYQRASGSALAKTFRVNYKRHVLTMDDLGTLYGQNWLNDQIMNMYGDLVMDAVPEKVHFFNSFFYDKLRTKGYDGVKRWTKNVDIFQKDLLLIPIHLEVHWSLVSVDIPRKAITYFDSQRTLNRRCPKHIFKYLQAEAIKKDQQDFLTGWKGFFKMNVGRQNNDSDCGAFVLQYCKCLALAQPFSFGQQDMPRLRRQMYKELCHCKLSL